Within Aphelocoma coerulescens isolate FSJ_1873_10779 chromosome 18, UR_Acoe_1.0, whole genome shotgun sequence, the genomic segment AAAGGATTTATTAATTTGTGCGACTGATTCCCAGGGAGCTCAGTGGCTCTTCAAGGTGACAAATAACAAGGGCTCAGGATTTTGTCTtggattttaatttattttttccattttttgttgAACAAAAAGGcaggggggaaaagaaatttaaaacccCCCAGAATTAAGAAGAATCAGCAGCGGGTGGCTGTTGGtgccagggtgggcaggggacCAGCAGTgcctccccagggccaccctGGGGTCACTCACAGGCAGATGTCCTCCTGCTGTCCTTCtctgctcctcccgcagcccagcCACGGCCCTGCTGCTCAGGGGGGTCCTGTTCCCCGCCAGCACCCCGGGGCATTGTCCCTGCTTAACCCCACCCAGGCGGGCTGGGGTCACCTTAAAACCTCCAGGAACTGCCTCAGGCTCTGCCAGCCCTTGGGAGGGGGAGCAGGACTTGGGAGGGTTTGGAGGCCACCCTGAGGAATGAGAGTGGGAGATTCCCAGTCCTGAGATTTCACTCCGGCTTCCCCGGCACTGCGGGAGGCCCTGTTTGGGCTCAGAGTGAACAGACCCTtgggctgggcaggcaggggcagGCAGGAACAGCTGGGGGGGGCCCACTCTGCCAGGAGGTCGTGCAGATCCcgtgggatgctgtgggatgCAGTACCCAGGGAGTGGTACCCAGGATGTGGTACCCGGGATGCTGCACCAGTGCCAAGGCGCTGCAGCCCCAGGATGGGCACTCGGGGGGCCGTGCCTGCTCCGATGACGCTCCCCATCCGTTTCCCAGGTCCTCCCTGACGTGTCCTCACTGCCTGAAGCAGAGCAACACCTTCGACCCCTTCCTGTGCATCTCCCTGCCCATCCCGCTGCGCCAGACCAGGTGAGCCCCACATCCACCCCCGGCGGGACGGCAGCTCCAACCAGAGCAATCTACGCATTTTGGGGTAAATAATGAACATGGGAGGTGGCggcagcactggggacaggTGACAGCCGCAGGAGCTGTGTCCATCAGGTGTTTGCCATCCCGGAGCTGCCGCGCCGGCACACGGATCCACCGGCCGTGCCTCCCGCGGCTGAGGTGTGTCCCCgtgctgtccccagggctctgAACGTCACGCTGGTGCTGCAGTGCGAGCGCTGGCGCTTCGTGCGGGTGGGCCTGGCCGTGCCGCTGCTGGGCACCGTGGCCGACCTGCGGGAGATGGTGGCGCGGGAGGGCCGCATCCCCCCGGAGCAGGTAAcgggggcacggcgggcgggGGACGCGGGAGGCGCCCGCGGGGTGCTGAGGGTGCCGGGGATGTCCCGCAGGTGATCCTGGCCGAGGTGTCCCCGCGGGGCTTCCTGCGCTCGCTCTCCGACCCCGAGGCGCTGGGGGCGGCCGGGGAGGCCGGGCCCGTCTACGCCTTccagccgccccccgcccgccgcgcagGTACCGCCCCCGCGCTGATTGGCTGCGGCTGCCAGCCCGCCCGCGCTGATTGGCTGCGGCTGCCAGCCCGCCCGCGCTGATTGGCTGCGAGCGCCTGGGCTGCGCTGGGATTGGTGCTGGGCGGGGGGGCGGGAACGGCCCCGGGATTGGCGGGAGGCAGTAAATCCTTCACTGTGATTGGTGGGAGGCAGTGGATCCCTCGCTGTGATTGGTGGGAGCGAGTGGATTCCTCACGATGGTTGGCGGGAGGCAGTGGATCCCTCACTGGGATTGGCGGGAGGTGGTGGATCCTTCATTGTGATTGGTGGAAGGCAGTGGATCCCTCACTGGGATTGGTGGGAGGCAGTGGATCCCTCGCTGGGATTGGTGGGAGCAGGCGTGCTGCCCTGTGATTGGTGGGAAGGGTGCTGGTGGGCAGAGCCATGGCACTAATTAACCCCGTGCTAACAAGAGCCCCTCATTTTCCCACCCCGCAGGGTGTCCCCGCAGCCTCCCCACGTCCCCCTCGGTGCCGCGGCCGGAGGGGCCGCGCCTGCTGCCCAGCACCGCCCGCTCCTCCGACTGCCTGCACCGCGCGCCCGGCGGCcgcatcctgctgctgctctgcaacaCGGCGGGCACGGGGCCGCAGCTTGCCAGGTACCTGTCACCTGCctgtcaccctgccctgcccactcACCGCCCGTGTGACACCCAGCCACGTGTCCCCGCTGCCTGTCCCCAGGTTTGGGCCACCACTGGTGCTGCGGGAGGAGCGCGGCgtctcctgggagcagctccagcagagcaTTCTGGCCCAGCTGAGGGGGGTTCTGCGGGGAGAGGTGCGAACACAGGTGAGCCCAGGGAACAaccctgtcccctcccagtgcacaCGCAGCTGCTGGCATCTGCTGAGACCATGGTCATGGTGGGGATGGAGCTGTGTGTGGCCATGGTGGAGATTTGGGTGGCCGTGGGGTCTCCATGGGTGGCCATGCATGTGTGGCAGCACCATCACAGGCTGTGGTGACACTATGGGTGACCATGGTAGAGCTGTGCTTGGCTGCAGGGATACCAGGGGTGTCACCGTGGGTGGCTGTGGTGGCCCTAGGAGTGGTTGTGCTGTGGACACTGGTGGCTGGTGGTCACTGTGGGTGGCCTTGCTGTACCTGTGGGTTGCTGTGGTGTCCCCTGGGGGTTGTCTTTGTTGTCACTACAGGTGGCCAGTGGTGTCACCACGTGTGGCTACAGCATCACCATGGGtggccccagtgccacccagctTCCATggcagggccatcccagcccagctgccctccccagcccccaggtGCCACCATCCTACGGGCGctggtgtccctgtgctgcccctttgccctccagctgcagcacagccatggGGACAGGTCATCTCCCAGCCCCACATACCTGTCCCCACAGGTGTCCCCTGCcaacccagccatgggcaccaAAGCCATCAGATCTGTGGGACTTATTTTACCCCATGTCCCAAAGCTGGGCTcacccaggtgctgctgcagggcagggggtCCCTCTCCCCCAGCGGCCCCACagtcccctctcccctcacaggGCACAGGAGCCCTTTTCCGGATCCGCCTGGCCGGGGGCGCGGCCCCCTGCACCTACCtgtcccctcaggatccccGTCCTCTCTGCCACCCTGCCATCGACAGGTAAGGGTCTGCAGGGACAGGactgtccccaggatgtcccctcGATCCCTAGGGGTGGCCAGTGGCATGAGTGGGCACAGTGTCCCTGTTGGTGGTCatgctgtccctgtgtgtggcTGTCACCATGGGTGGCCAAAGGTGTTCCTGTGGCTGGCCAGTGTCAGTATGGGTGGCCAGTGGTGACACCACGGATAGCCACAGCGGTGGTCaccctgctcccccagcactgGGGCCCCAGCCCGGTGTCCCCACTGTGGGTGGTGTATGGGGAGGTGGTGACTGTCCCTGCCTGCCACCACGGGCTGGCAAGGAGGTGTCCCCACGGGGACAGGAGCTTTTGGGGGTGTCTCACCCTCTACTCCCCTCAGGGCCCTGCAGCTGAGTGGGGCCGGGGGCCCTCCCCACGTGAAGCTGACTGTGGAGTGGGACATGAGCACCAAAGAGCGGTGAGTCCCCTGTGCCCGGGCTGGGGGGACACCCCGGCACTCGGGTCACCCTCCCTGGTGACGCGTCCCCCACAGGCTGTTCGGCAGCCTCCAGGAGGAGGTGGTGCAGGATGCGGAGAGCgtgcggcggcagcagcaggcacacgggcagcagcacagctgcacttTGGATGAATGCTTCCAGCTCTACACCAAGGAGGAGCAGGTACGAGCACCCCCGGGCACTGCccaccctggcacagcccccgcCATGGGagacccagccctgccccggcACAGCGGCTGTTGGTGCTTCCGGTGGCTGTGgaggtggcagggggtggacaGGGACGGAGGTGGCCATGACATGGTGTCCCCAGCTGGCTCCGGACGATGCCTGGCGCTGCCCGCACTGCAAGGTGCCCCAGCAGGGCACGGTGAAGCTCAGCCTGTGGACGCTGCCCGACATCCTCATCATCCACCTGAAGCGCTTCCGGCAGGTGGCCGAGCAGCGGCACAAGCTGACCACGCTGGTGAGGTTCCCGCTGCGGGGGCTGGACATGGCCCCGCACGTGGCACAGCGGGGCCAGCCCGgggggcagctcctggggcGCTGGGCGCCCTGGCAGCCCCCCCTGCGCCTGCCCCCGGGCTGCCCCCGCGACCACCTGTACGACCTGTACGCGGTCTGCAACCACCACGGCAGCATGCAGGGCGGCCACTACACCGGTGagcggggacactggggacagggggtgcCGTGGGGATGCCGTGGGGGTGCCGGGGGCTGGGGCATGGGGCATACACTGCACTGTGCCACGGGGCGAGGTGCTGTGTGCGAGGGCATCTCaagggctgtgctgtggggcACAGTGTGGGGTTTAGGGGTGTGACTGGGGTGCTGCGGGGAATGGCAGAGGAAGAGACAGACCCCCGTCCCCCCTCACCCCCACCCCTCGTCCCCAGCGTTCTGCTGCAACGCCCTGGACGGGCGCTGGTACAGCTACGACGACAGCCGGGTGGAGGGGGTGCGTGAGGCCGAGGTGAGCACCCGCAGCGCCTACATCCT encodes:
- the USP43 gene encoding ubiquitin carboxyl-terminal hydrolase 43 isoform X2; protein product: MHEDLGAASPAQQSRGPPQPGKDGSSGASRSPPGTQHPRGQSFVQSHFQAQYRSSLTCPHCLKQSNTFDPFLCISLPIPLRQTRALNVTLVLQCERWRFVRVGLAVPLLGTVADLREMVAREGRIPPEQVILAEVSPRGFLRSLSDPEALGAAGEAGPVYAFQPPPARRAGCPRSLPTSPSVPRPEGPRLLPSTARSSDCLHRAPGGRILLLLCNTAGTGPQLARFGPPLVLREERGVSWEQLQQSILAQLRGVLRGEVRTQGTGALFRIRLAGGAAPCTYLSPQDPRPLCHPAIDRALQLSGAGGPPHVKLTVEWDMSTKERLFGSLQEEVVQDAESVRRQQQAHGQQHSCTLDECFQLYTKEEQLAPDDAWRCPHCKVPQQGTVKLSLWTLPDILIIHLKRFRQVAEQRHKLTTLVRFPLRGLDMAPHVAQRGQPGGQLLGRWAPWQPPLRLPPGCPRDHLYDLYAVCNHHGSMQGGHYTAFCCNALDGRWYSYDDSRVEGVREAEVSTRSAYILFYQRRHAAGPGTGSAAAAGHWLFRLAASEPRADPRSDPDPSGSAAAPENGGFEARPAVRGLQGLQGRSLSVRTAPAGPPGQGEPGPPRAPPPDPSGRQRRGDPAPAAPGPRQPRGRGAAGGRGCPPGPLPPRPLGAGAVAELGQPPPPARGGAAQIRLSGQGRGGAPPGRPGSPRGHPAAGPAAPRAPAPPGRARVQLLSRGCGGITPQQLYSGS